Proteins found in one Actinokineospora alba genomic segment:
- a CDS encoding VOC family protein produces the protein MIHHVQIACPAGAEDRMRAFYTGVLGWSELPKPPLLAARGGCWFAVPGGGELHVGVEADFRPARKAHPAFVVDVDAVAAAVAGSGAVVRWADPSEIPGRRRFHTDDPVGNRIEFLES, from the coding sequence GTGATCCATCACGTGCAGATCGCGTGCCCGGCCGGCGCGGAGGATCGGATGCGGGCGTTCTACACCGGCGTCCTTGGATGGTCTGAGCTGCCGAAACCACCGCTGCTGGCCGCCCGCGGCGGGTGCTGGTTCGCCGTGCCAGGGGGCGGGGAATTGCATGTCGGGGTGGAGGCCGATTTTCGGCCGGCGCGCAAGGCGCATCCGGCGTTCGTGGTGGATGTCGACGCGGTAGCCGCCGCGGTCGCGGGATCGGGCGCCGTTGTTCGCTGGGCGGACCCCTCGGAGATTCCCGGCAGGCGGCGTTTTCATACCGACGATCCGGTGGGCAACCGCATCGAGTTCCTGGAGTCATGA